From bacterium, the proteins below share one genomic window:
- the cobS gene encoding adenosylcobinamide-GDP ribazoletransferase translates to MQILTALSFLTCLPVRLRRPPDERDLAGSMVYFPLIGFFLGSLLVLLNLILSPLLPIRVVNLALLILLAGLTGGLHLDGLADTIDGLAGGREKEQRLAIMRDSRIGALGALALILLLLAKYELLCSLSGDHRNILLLLMPAMGRWSQVMGAGLFPSARPGMGSIFVKVVGIKELIWTTLMILPFCLLLGLFQGLLFCLINFGAALVLFWLISRRIGGLTGDSLGAVSETIEVVSLVIGLLMVA, encoded by the coding sequence TTGCAGATTCTAACCGCCCTTAGCTTCCTCACCTGTCTGCCAGTTAGGCTAAGGAGACCACCTGACGAACGTGATCTGGCCGGGTCAATGGTCTACTTTCCCCTTATTGGATTTTTCCTTGGTTCCCTGCTTGTTTTACTTAATCTTATCCTCTCGCCTCTCTTACCGATAAGAGTAGTCAATTTGGCCTTACTCATTCTCCTGGCAGGATTAACAGGCGGTCTTCATCTGGATGGACTGGCGGATACCATTGATGGCCTGGCCGGCGGGAGAGAAAAGGAGCAGCGGCTGGCTATTATGCGAGACAGCCGTATCGGCGCCTTGGGCGCCCTGGCCCTTATTCTCCTTCTGTTAGCTAAATATGAACTCCTCTGCAGCCTTTCCGGGGATCACCGAAATATCCTTCTCTTGCTTATGCCGGCTATGGGCAGATGGAGTCAGGTAATGGGAGCCGGCCTTTTCCCCTCAGCCCGACCAGGGATGGGCAGCATTTTTGTTAAGGTAGTAGGCATCAAGGAATTAATCTGGACGACCTTGATGATCCTCCCTTTTTGCCTTCTTTTGGGCCTGTTCCAGGGTCTCCTTTTCTGTCTAATAAATTTTGGGGCAGCCCTGGTCCTCTTTTGGCTTATCAGTCGCAGAATCGGTGGGCTAACTGGTGATTCTCTTGGGGCCGTAAGCGAGACGATTGAAGTGGTCAGCCTGGTCATTGGACTACTTATGGTGGCCTGA
- a CDS encoding LysR substrate-binding domain-containing protein yields the protein MEDFTLKVFYKLAQLKSFSKVAEELYITQSAVSRQIKNLEDNLAVKLCLREKEGISLTQEGRILLGYVKKILALYEKATKEIDHFRHTSLDKLIIGASTTLGEYVLPRIISYFGKKHPEADIYLRVANTKEILKQLSANAFNLALLEGRFDNSSFIVEKAMEDELVLIVSNEHRWAKNPGINFSELRTEPLIIREEGSGTRKVLEEALAKLGAELSDLNIKMELDLTEAVKNAVGENLGVSFVSKSTLIKKPGNIVIVPLTNMYLRFDFNLIYNRERGLTSLTLEFIECLKERLSKQAGV from the coding sequence ATGGAAGATTTTACCCTGAAGGTATTTTACAAGTTAGCCCAATTAAAAAGTTTCTCAAAGGTAGCCGAGGAATTATACATCACCCAGTCTGCGGTCAGCCGCCAGATTAAGAATTTAGAAGACAACCTGGCCGTAAAATTGTGCCTTAGGGAAAAGGAGGGAATTTCACTCACCCAGGAAGGCAGAATCTTGCTGGGTTATGTGAAAAAAATATTGGCTCTTTATGAAAAAGCGACTAAGGAGATAGACCACTTCAGGCATACCAGTCTGGATAAACTAATCATAGGCGCCAGTACTACCTTAGGTGAATATGTGCTGCCCAGGATAATTAGCTATTTTGGGAAAAAACACCCTGAAGCGGATATCTACTTAAGAGTAGCCAATACAAAGGAGATATTAAAACAACTATCGGCTAATGCCTTTAATTTAGCCTTGCTTGAAGGGCGATTTGATAATTCTTCTTTTATAGTTGAGAAGGCCATGGAAGATGAATTAGTGCTCATTGTTTCCAATGAGCATCGATGGGCTAAGAATCCGGGTATAAATTTTAGTGAATTAAGAACGGAGCCGCTGATAATAAGAGAAGAAGGGTCAGGAACAAGGAAGGTGCTGGAGGAAGCGCTGGCTAAATTGGGGGCAGAGCTTTCTGATTTAAACATCAAAATGGAGCTTGACTTAACAGAGGCAGTCAAGAACGCTGTAGGAGAAAACCTTGGTGTCTCCTTTGTCTCCAAATCTACCCTTATTAAAAAGCCGGGAAATATAGTAATCGTCCCCCTAACTAACATGTATCTTCGGTTTGACTTCAACCTTATCTACAACCGGGAAAGAGGGCTTACCTCTTTAACCCTCGAATTTATAGAGTGCTTGAAGGAGAGATTGTCTAAGCAGGCGGGGGTGTAG
- a CDS encoding phosphatase PAP2 family protein produces MIVPFFFKTGFWRGNSVGLWNIGAFMGAFLLCKVSGLNFEALPESLFQTLLFVIILYLLYLALPIVLLEFSLVKNVGLHYLKGDILPDIRRFIKERLSRYYSFSSIISLLPIILQAFLCFIVYSNLKPASFVLAQRSFDPELWELDNILFLGHNLPGWVSQHNWSLLTGFLTIVYCSHFFLLLFTLFFLATMKRDLNLSWHYATSLIAAHYLSLIGYLLFPSWGPCYFRPDFYTFLEGTEIAEIQKSLLWAQQAYLSDPQHFRIMLGNGVGAMPSLHVTMMFNHAYYFFRASSRLWIPMFIWAVLNFVSTLYFGWHYLSDGLVGILITVLSIAIASRLYRGKKPDIS; encoded by the coding sequence ATGATCGTTCCATTCTTTTTTAAAACAGGATTCTGGCGGGGTAACTCGGTCGGGCTGTGGAATATAGGGGCCTTTATGGGGGCCTTTCTGCTCTGCAAGGTCAGCGGACTCAATTTCGAGGCCTTGCCGGAGAGCCTCTTCCAGACTCTTCTGTTTGTAATCATCTTGTACTTATTGTATTTAGCTCTCCCCATAGTTCTCCTTGAATTTAGCCTCGTTAAGAACGTTGGCTTGCATTATCTAAAAGGAGATATCCTCCCTGATATTCGTCGGTTCATCAAGGAGAGACTATCAAGATACTATAGTTTCAGCTCTATTATCAGCCTCCTACCCATTATCTTGCAGGCCTTTTTGTGTTTTATAGTATATTCCAACCTTAAACCGGCCTCTTTCGTGCTGGCCCAGAGATCTTTTGACCCAGAGCTTTGGGAATTAGACAATATCCTCTTTTTAGGCCACAACCTCCCTGGTTGGGTTTCACAACATAACTGGTCGCTATTGACCGGGTTCCTGACTATTGTCTATTGCTCCCATTTCTTTCTTCTTCTTTTCACCCTTTTTTTCTTAGCCACCATGAAGAGGGACTTGAATCTTTCCTGGCATTATGCGACTTCTCTTATTGCGGCCCACTATCTTTCCCTTATCGGCTATCTCTTGTTTCCTTCATGGGGCCCGTGCTATTTCAGACCAGATTTCTACACCTTTCTGGAAGGGACAGAGATAGCAGAAATCCAGAAATCTCTCCTGTGGGCTCAACAGGCCTACCTATCTGATCCGCAGCACTTCAGGATCATGTTAGGCAACGGCGTCGGGGCTATGCCCAGTCTGCATGTCACCATGATGTTTAATCACGCTTACTATTTTTTCCGGGCTTCAAGCCGGCTTTGGATACCTATGTTCATCTGGGCCGTGCTTAACTTTGTGTCTACCCTTTATTTTGGATGGCATTACCTCAGCGATGGGTTAGTCGGCATACTCATCACTGTCCTTTCTATTGCCATCGCTTCCAGGCTCTATCGGGGTAAGAAGCCAGATATCTCCTGA